A section of the Alligator mississippiensis isolate rAllMis1 chromosome 8, rAllMis1, whole genome shotgun sequence genome encodes:
- the LOC102571660 gene encoding cytochrome b-245 chaperone 1 produces the protein MYMLVENHTSSILHLKRSPGIRSWSLFVGISSIGLGAAYYSADTLGWKLFYIAGCLFVAAQNLEEWEEAVFDKSKGKVILKTFNLYKKILTFSKGGHEQVVALLHEIRDVNVEEETVRYFGKGYLVVLRFVTGFSHPLTQNAVLGCRSDAETVAKLIVSFLKLNIVDSHHDLSQSSEMEDSDADEPKDEY, from the exons ATGTACATGCTGGTTGAAAACCATACAAGTTCCATCCTTCATCTGAAGAGGTCACCTGGAATTAGATCGTGGTCTCTCTTTGTTG gaATATCTTCCATAGGTCTGGGTGCTGCTTACTATAGTGCAG ACACATTGGGATGGAAACTCTTCTATATAGCTGGGTGTCTCTTTGTGGCTGCACAGAATCTGGAGGAGTGGGAG GAAGCTGTATTTGACAAGAGCAAGGGAAAAGTCATTCTAAAAACATTTAACCTCTACAAAAAAATACTGACCTTCTCCAAAGGAGGCCATGAACAAG TGGTGGCTCTGCTGCATGAGATTCGAGATGTGAACGTGGAAGAAGAGACTGTGCGTTATTTTGGGAAGGGTTACCTGGTAGTGCTACGATTTGTCACTGGATTTTCACACCCACTGACCCAGAATGCAGTGCTGGGCTGTAGGAG tgatgcgGAAACAGTTGCCAAGCTCATTGTTAGCTTTCTGAAACTGAACATCGTGGACAGCCATCATGACCTCTCGCAGAGCAGTGAAATGGAGGACAGTGATGCAGATGAACCCAAGGATGAGTATTAA